A segment of the Nostoc sp. TCL26-01 genome:
TGGGGTGTTCAAAGTGGTTGAGTTTTGGTTAGAGAATCGACTGCTGATAGAATTTCTGCCTCCTGAACTTGCAAATCAGTATTTACAGTCCATCCGACCTCAGATTGTAGAACAAGTGCTTGGTCAGCCAATCCAAATGACTCAAATTTAAAGCAGATATTTTAACACTGGTCGCTGAGACAGTAATGAAATTGAGGATTTGCAAAACTTGAACAAGTGCTTTTGTTGTGCATAGTGCTATAGAAATCATTACACGTTTAGCAATGCCATATTTACTAACTAAAGTTTGTACTACAAACATGATAATTTTAGAAAAATACAGGCAATCTACAGAGGGTGAAAATGCAGACTAGCCAAGAATTATCCCTCCCTAATATGGGTTGTGGAACTTGGGCATGGGGTAATCAACTGCTTTGGGGATATGACGAAAGCATGGACAGCCAATTACAAGCTGTGTTTAACCTCTGTGTGAGTCAAGGTGTGACTTTGTTTGATACTGGCGATTCTTATGGAACAGGCAGATTAAACGGGCGTAGTGAGTCTTTGCTGGGGCAATTTTCTAGAGAGTATATAGGTGTCAATCAACCAGAGATTTGCATTGCCACTAAATTGGCTGCTTACCCTTGGCGATGGACACGTCAGTCCATGATAAATGCTGGCAAGTCTTCTGCTCAACGCTTGGGAAGAAATATTGATTTAGTCCAGATGCACTGGTCAACAGCCAATTATGCACCTTGGCAAGAAGAAGGACTTTTAGATGGTTTAGCCGACTTATATGAGCAAGGTTTAGTCAGAGGCGTAGGACTATCTAATTACGGGACGAAAAGACTGCGACGTGTACATCAGAAGTTTTCTGAGCGAGGAGTAGCAATTAAGACGCTACAAGTTCAATATTCATTATTATCTACATACCCCGTTACCCAATTGGGGTTAAAAGATGTTTGTGATGAATTGGGGATAAGATTGATTGCTTACAGTCCTTTAGCTTTGGGATTGTTGACAGGGAAATATTCAGAGCAAAGTCCCTTACCAAAAGGTGTGCGCGGAATTTTATTTAAAAGATTGTTGCCGGGAGTGCGATCGCTCTTACAATCTTTACAGGCGATCGCCCAATCAAGAAATAAAACCATGTCTCAAGTAGCCCTGAATTGGTGCATCTCTAAAGGCACAATTCCCATCCCTGGGGCAAAATCTGTAATACAAGCACAGGAAAACATTGGCGCTTTGGGTTGGCAATTAGACTCCGGCGAAATCGCTGAACTAGACAAAGCAGCTGCAAGTTCAGATAAGAAAATGGTGCAAAATATTTTTCAAACTAAATGAAGAGTACTCAGCACTCCAATCAATAATAGTTTAGGGACGGCGAATTTGGAGGGTTGGCAGAGTGGTGGATGATGAGAATTTAGAACTGATTAACCCAAAAGACTGGTCATGGTCTTTCTGGTTTACATTGCCACTCTACCCTTATGGTAAGCGGCGGACGCTCCGACAGGAAATCATTAAAGATACTATTTGGACTTTTGACCAAATACAGGGTATTTTTTATGTGGTTGTCCCCATCCGTATGACTGTGGTGAAGTTGGATGAGGGAGGATTGTTGGTTTATGCACCTGTTGCACCTACGCCAGAATGTATCCGGTTGGTAAATGAATTAGTGGTAGAACACGGTGATGTGAAGTATATTATTCTACCCACGATATCGGGACTGGAACATAAGGTTTTTGTCGGGCCATTTGCGAGATATTTTCCCCAAGCACAGGTGTTTGTCGCTCCTAATCAGTGGAGTTTTCCACTCAACCTGCCCTTGAGTTGGCTGGGTTTACCTGCTAAACGGACACAAGTACTGCCTCAAGACAGTAAGCAAACGCCCTTTGCTGCTGAGTTTGACTATGCCATCTTAGATACGATTGATCTCGGCCCTGGTAAGTTTGCAGAAGTGGCATTTTTGCACAGGCGATCGCATACTCTATTAGTAACAGACTCGGTGGTTTCCATACCAGCAGATCCGCCGGCGATCGTCCAGTTAGATCCCTATCCTCTGCTGTTCCACGCTAAAGATCAAGCTTCAGATATGGTGGTGGATAATCAAGCCAACCGTCGTAAGGGATGGGAACGCATTACTTTATTTGCTTTGTATTTTCGTCCTAGTGCCTTACAAATACCCACATTAATTGCAGCCATCAGCGCCGCGTTTAAAGCACCAGAACGCTCATATAGAGCTTATTTTGGCTTGTATCCCTTCAAATGGCAACAGGACTGGGAGCGATCGTTTACAGCCTTGCGAGGGGATGGACGTTTATTTGTCGCCCCAGTTCTACAAACTTTGATTCTCAACCGCGCACCCCAGGAAACTATTAACTGGGCTGATAAAGTAGCAAGTTGGCCTTTTCAATGGATTATTCCCTGTCATTTTCATGCACCAATCAAAGCCGCACCTCTACAATTTCGTCAAGCCTTCTCCTTTTTAGAAAAACAACCTGCTGTGAGTGCAGGTTTATTGAGTAGTAGCAGTTATCCCTTACCAGCAGAAGATTTTCAAATTTTGCAACAAATTGATACAGGTTTATCTAAAACTGGCATTGTCCCAACTGCAAAAGATAAGCTATAACGTAAAGCGATAGATTAGGCAAAAAGATTTTCATGCTTGGTGATAACCACTAAGTATATTCTTTTGAATACTCATGCAATAAAATCAAATTTATGCACTACCAAGTCAATATTTTAGAACCAACAGATTTGTGGTATCTGCAAAACAACATCAATAAAGAAACAAACAAATATTATCATCCCACAAAAAATATTCCCTTTGTCCAACAAGTT
Coding sequences within it:
- a CDS encoding aldo/keto reductase is translated as MQTSQELSLPNMGCGTWAWGNQLLWGYDESMDSQLQAVFNLCVSQGVTLFDTGDSYGTGRLNGRSESLLGQFSREYIGVNQPEICIATKLAAYPWRWTRQSMINAGKSSAQRLGRNIDLVQMHWSTANYAPWQEEGLLDGLADLYEQGLVRGVGLSNYGTKRLRRVHQKFSERGVAIKTLQVQYSLLSTYPVTQLGLKDVCDELGIRLIAYSPLALGLLTGKYSEQSPLPKGVRGILFKRLLPGVRSLLQSLQAIAQSRNKTMSQVALNWCISKGTIPIPGAKSVIQAQENIGALGWQLDSGEIAELDKAAASSDKKMVQNIFQTK
- a CDS encoding DUF4336 domain-containing protein; translated protein: MVDDENLELINPKDWSWSFWFTLPLYPYGKRRTLRQEIIKDTIWTFDQIQGIFYVVVPIRMTVVKLDEGGLLVYAPVAPTPECIRLVNELVVEHGDVKYIILPTISGLEHKVFVGPFARYFPQAQVFVAPNQWSFPLNLPLSWLGLPAKRTQVLPQDSKQTPFAAEFDYAILDTIDLGPGKFAEVAFLHRRSHTLLVTDSVVSIPADPPAIVQLDPYPLLFHAKDQASDMVVDNQANRRKGWERITLFALYFRPSALQIPTLIAAISAAFKAPERSYRAYFGLYPFKWQQDWERSFTALRGDGRLFVAPVLQTLILNRAPQETINWADKVASWPFQWIIPCHFHAPIKAAPLQFRQAFSFLEKQPAVSAGLLSSSSYPLPAEDFQILQQIDTGLSKTGIVPTAKDKL